The region GTCTTCCTGACCAGCGTCCCGGACCGGACGCCGAACGTTCTGCTCCACAATCTCAAGCACAACCACGTGCTCCACGAACAGAACGTCATCCTGACCGTCTGGACCGAAGACGAACCCTATGTCCCCGATAACAGGCGCATCAAGATCAGCCAGCTCTCGCCGCGCTTCGTGCGCCTTGACCTCACCTTCGGATTCATGGACGACCCTGATGTCACCAGGGCGCTGGCGCTCTGCCGGGAGGGAGGCTTCAAGTTCGAGATCATGAAGACCTCCTTCTATCTCGGCCGCCGGAACCTCGTGAGGACGCCGAACACCGGCCTGCCCGGCTGGCAGGAGCGCATATTCATGGCATTGGAAGGCTTGGCGATCGATCCTTCCGATTACTTCAACCTGCCGTCAAACCGCGTCGTCGAACTCGGCGAACAGATTGCGATTTAATGCATGTCGCCGGGAAGTGTGCAGCGGTGCCCGGATAACGACATGGATAAAAACAACAGCTAAAGCGCGTCGCATGAATCAAGTTACACGCGACACGCTTTAGAACGGGATGCCGAAGACGGAAAATTGCGGTGGCCGGACAGACACGCGTCGCCAGCGCCGCGGCGTGAGACACTGAACGTCAGGCCTTGGCCGAGATCGCGCTCAACTCCTCGAGATCGAGATCGCGTTCCAACTCGTCCAACGTTTCGTCATCGATGTCGCCGGCCCGGTGGAGACGAATGAGTTCCCGGCGCCCGGTCGCGACCGCTTCGAGAACGACGTCGAAGTGAGCTTGCAGCAACGGCACGTAGTGCTCGGTTCTCTCGGCATAGTCGACGATCGCCGTCGCCCTGCGCTGATAGCGCTCCAGCAATTGCGGGTGGATGAGCTTTCCTTCTGCGTCATAGGCCAGGTTTTGCACGATCCCGAACTGCACCTGTGCCATGGCGGCCTCGGCCTGGCTCATGGTGAGACGCGCTCTTTCCGTCTCCGGCGCCAGCCGCGCCCAGGCAATCACCCGCCCCAATGTCGTGCCCTGCACAAGCACGGTTCCAAGAATGACCGCAAAGGACGTGGCGAGGATGAAGTCACGGCCCGGGAACCCCTCTGGCAGGCTGAGCGCCAGGGCGAGCGTGACCACGCCGCGCACGCCTGCCCAGCTCAGGACGGTCGCACCGCCAGCTCCGAGCGGCCGGGTCCGTGTCAACCCCAGAGCCGCGCAGACGCGGATGATGAGATCGGAGGCGAAGATCCAGGCAAAACGCGCGACCACGAGCGTCATGAGGATTGCCAGCATCGGCAGTCCCATGGTCGCGATTACGGTGGTCAAACCGCCGCCGCGTTCGACGACATCCCGCAGCGACAGCCCGATCAATGTGAAGACCGCCGCTTCCATCAGGAAGATCATCACCGTCCAGAACGATGTGCCGCGCATGCGCGTCGCCGCTGAAAAGACCGTGTGCTGATGCCAGGAAGCGATCAGGCCCGTGCTGACGGTGGCGATGACACCGGAGACATGCAGCAGTTCGCCCAACAGATAGGAAATCCAGCCGAGCAGCACGGTGGCCGCAATAATGAGATAATCGTCGCCGAGATGGCGGATGAGTTTGACCCAGGCCAATCCGACCGCGATGCCGACGACGGCGCCGCCGAGCGCCAGCACGAAGAAACTGCCGACCGCCTCCCCCGCGCTGAAGGCGCCCGTTGCGGCGGCCGCAACGGCAAAACGGAAGAGCACCAGGCCGCTCGCATCGTTGAGCAGGCTCTCGCCTTCCAGCAGAATCTGCAACCGCCTTGGCAGTCGTACGCGCTCCAGCACGGCGCGCGCCGAAACCGCATCCGGCGGCGCAACGATCGCACCCAATGCCGCGCAGGCGCCCCAGGGAAGTGACGGAAAGATAAGGTGGGCGACAACGGCCACGACGACGCAGGTGAAGAATACCGCGCCGACGGCGAGCGAAGCGATGCCGATCATATGCCGCCGCAGCCGCGACAGCGCGATCGACCAGGCGCCGTCCATCAACAGCGGCGGCAGGAAGATAACCAGCACCAGCTCGGGATCGACCGATATCGCCGGCAGCCCCGGCACGAACGCCAGCAAGGCACCACCGGTCAGCAGCGCGACGGACGGTGGCAGTCCGAGCCTATGGGCGGCATATTGCAAGGCGATGATCGCGAGAAACATCGCGATAACGAGCTCGAATAAGTGAGTTGGTTCCATGCGCCCTGCCCCGGCTCAGCAACGAATGTCGGATGGCTGCCGCAAAGAATTACAGCGACCTTACGCATCTGAAAAGACATGACGCGCTGTAAAGGCTGCCTACCGTAAATGGGGAGTTGGAGACTTTGGCTCTCTCTGCCTTCAATCATTGCCTGGATTTAATTGGAGTTTGCTGCGCATCCTCTTTACACGCAGTGCCTTCGAGAAAGGAAGACCCATGCAAAGGCGAACCTTGGTGCTTGGAGGTGCGACCATCGTCGCTTCGACCGTGGCTGCGGTGGCGATCTGGCCAAGGCGGCATAGCACGGTTGCCGCCAGGACATTCGATTGGAAGGGAACGGATTTCCTGAGCGGCGGCACAAAATCGGTCGCATCGGAAAAGCTGCCTGCGCCGCTCTTCCGCAGCCGTCCGAATTGCACCGTGACATCAGCCCAGACCCTTGGCCCATGCCATGTCAACAATATTCCTGCCCGTCAGGATGTCTCGGAAGGGAAGGCCGGACTGCCGTTGCGGCTGGCCGTCCGCATCGTCCATGCCGCCGATTGCCGGCCGGTCGAGAGCGCCGATATCGAAATCTGGCATACCGATCATCGCGGCATCTATTCCGGCCGCGAGGCAGCCGAGATGTGTACGCTCGGTGACGCCGAGGCAGTCGGCAGCCTCGCCTTTCGCGGGCGCCAGCTGACGGATGCGGAGGGGCAGGCAAGCTTCCTGACGGCCTATCCCGGATGGTACAAAGGCCGCACGCCGCATGTTCACTGCCGCATCCTGGTCGAAGGCAAGGAGCTTCTCGTCAGCCAGATCTATTTCGACGATACGCTGAGCGACATCATCTATGGCGAGCATCCGGACTATCTCGGACGCCCTCCCCGCGATACCCGCAATGAAGCGGACGGCATCATCCCGGAAGACGCCGCCGATCACATATTCGACTTCGAGAAGCTCGACGGCGGCGTACTTTCCGCCACCATCACGATCGGCCTTTCTGCCTGAGCGGAACGCGCTTCCGGGCGACATGCATTAATCCTGCATCCGGCATGAAACCAGATGCAGCGTTCCTGCGTACTAACTCTCGACAGCGGAATACAGGCAGCGAGGGTTGACGGCATGGTCAGGAAAGTAGGCGCAGCGCACATCCCCCGACAAATCGCCGAACAGGGGTTGGCCAGGCTGATGATGAGGCTGCCCGCAACGCGGGCAACGATCAGAGCCACCGCGACGCGCCAACCCCATCTCTACGAACTCTGCGGAGCCTATGGCGAGGCCTGCGCGGTTCTTGATCGCATGCGCAAGGATCTGTCGGCCGACCCGGCGATCGTCACCGAATACGAGATCATCTGCGCGGAAATCGAAATCGACGTCACCCGGATTCTGCTCGAGGGCCGATGAGCTTGCCGGATATCCCTGTCAGATCAGCACGCCATCCACATCGATGGAGATGCTCAGCGTATCCGTATCGAAATGATGCGCAGCCCCATCGGAGATCTTATAGTGGAACGTCTCGCTCACGTCTCCGCTAACTCCGGCAAGCTTCGCCGCATCGAGCGTGTAGCTATAGTCGCCGTGATCGTCGACATGAATGCTGCCGTATTGGCCGGTCAGCGTCAGACCGTTCTTGCCGACGACTTCGCCCTCGAAGCGGCGAAGCAGCAGGATCCCATTGGCCGAACTGTCGTTTTCCAAGAGATTGCCATGATGGGCGCCATCCGTGTCGGCTGAGATTTTCAAGCTGTCATGGGCTGCGACAATTATCGGGGCCACGCCCACATGCGTTGTATCGCCGGCAACGTGACTATCAAGGCTGACAAACAGGGCGTCAGCCTCCTCGAGCGTCGTGTTGTTGCTGACGGGAAAGGTGTTCGCGGCGATAATGGCCGGCGATATGCTGTAGGGCGTGACATCGCTGGCAATGACATTGTCGTGGAAAGCTCCGGATGCAGGCCTGTCGACCTTCAGCGCCGCTTGCGACAGGTCGTCGAAAACGTTGTTGTGGACATCGATATCTTCGCGAACGTAACTGGTGGTGCCGGCGGAACTGACCACCACGCCCCATACGCCGTCATGGATGTAATTGCCTGAGATATCATAGTCCCTGGTGTCGCCCTGGTCGCCGAGGCCGACGGCGTAGGACCAGCTGTAGCCGCCATATCCCGATATGTCGTTGTCGTGGATGGCGATATTCGTGCCCGCCTGAGCTGCCACCCCGAAGCCGCCGCCAACCAGTGTGTTGTCCTCGATCACGGCATTCACAGGCCGGACGAGCGCCAGCACGCCCTTCGGGCTAATGGCGCCCGTCTGGTCGAGATAATTGCCGCTGATCAGGATGTTGCTGCTGTCGTTCATCTGCACGGCATCTGCCGTGGTGCCGTGGGCATTGGTAACGGTGTTGTTGAGAAGAGTGACGCCATTGATCTTCTCGATCCACACGCCGTCGCCGTTCACGTCGTTGATCGTGCTGTTTTCGATGGTGATATTCGAGCCTGTTCGGAAGGTGACGGAACCGGACTTGCCGGCCAAGCCGGTGTGATCGACCTCGACATTGCGCACCGTCCAGTTCGAGACATAGCCGCCATAAATGGCTGCACCGCCGGTATCCGAGATCTTGATGTTCTCGATGACGATGTTCGACGCATAAAGGCTATGAATGCCGTCACCGGGGCTATGGATGACCGGCGCATCGCCGATCCCGTAGCTGCCGATGGTGATCGGGGCGCTGGCGGTGCCGGAATATTTCAGGTCGAGCTGGTCGTTATAAACGCTTCCCGCGGCGAGCAGCACGCTATCGCCGGGCTGCAGCTTCAAATTTTCCACCGCCCAGAAGGATGCAAAAGGCGCATCCTCGCTCGTGCCGCTATTGTTGTTGGCGCCTGTCGCCGAGTTCACATAATAGACTGTCATATCGCCATATGCTCGCATTGTCGCGCAGCTGTGTGGGGATCAGCTGCAATGAGTGGATCGGATGCGGTCGGGGCGAAAGGCCATAGGACAATCTTCGATTGTCACGACGGCGGTAGACAGGCCGTGGCCTGCAATGCTCCCGAGAAGCCTGGCGGTGGCTGCATCCACGACAATACAACTTAAGGAAAAATAGTCTACAAAATAACGACTGAGAGGTGAATGAAACGGTAACGACCGTTTTGTAAGTAACGTAAGGGAATGGCCGCCCTCGCCCTTCAACGCCCCTTACGGGGCGCTTCGGGATGAGGGCGGAGAGAAGCCATCCCCTATCCTAGCTCAACAAGCCATCCATATGGATGAAGACGGTCAGCGTATCCGCGTCGCTGTGATGCGAGGTTCCATCGTCGATACCGTACTTGAAAGACTCGCTCACATGTCCGCTATGGTCGTCGGGCAGCTTCGTTTCGTCGAGAGTGTAGGCATAGTTGCCCTCCCGGTCCACGTGCATGGAACCGTAGTCCCCGGTCAGCGTCAGGCCGTGTTTGCCGACGGCTTCGTCGCTGAAGCGGCGAAGCACCAGGGTGTCGTTGTCGGAGCTGTCGTTTTCCAGAAGGTTGCCGCGATGGGCCTCACCCGTATCGGTGAAGATCTTCAGATTGTCATGGACGGCGACGACCGCCGGGTCGGCAGCCGCCTCCGTCGTAGCGGCAGCCTTGGTCTCGGTGCTTGCAAGCGCCGTGTCGACATTTGCGACCGTGTGGTTGTTACTGACGGAAAATGTGTGCGCGTCGACGATGGCAGGCGATATGCTGGTGGCCTTGACGCCGCTCTCGACGGTATTGTTGTAGAAGGAGCCGGATGCCGGCCTGTCGACCTTCAGCGCCGACTGGGTGAGATCGTCGAAGACATTGTCGTGGACCTTGATGCCAGTGAGACTATAGCTGGAGCCGGTGGCGCCGCTGACGGCCACGCCCCAGGCGCCATCGTGGATATGGTTGCCCGAGATGTCGTAATCCCGCGCACTGCCCTGATCGCCGAGGCCGACGGCGAAGGACCAGCTGTAACCGTGATATCCCGATATGTCGTTGCCGTGGATGGCAACGTTCTTCCCTCCAGGCGCACTGATGCCAAAGCCCCCGCCGGTCAGGACACTGTCCGCGACCACGGCATCGGTGGCCCGCACCAGCGCGATCCCCCCCTTCGGACTGACGGCATGCGTCTGGTCGAGATGATTGCCCTTGATCAGAATATTGCTGCTGTCGTTGACCTGCATCGCATCGGCCGTCGAGCCATTGGCGCTGGTGACGGTATTGTTGAGAAGTTTGACGCCGCTGACCTTTTCGATCCAGAAGCCGTCGCCTTTGACATCGGAGATCTTGCTGTCTTCGACCGTGACGTTCTTGCTGCTCCTGAAGGTGACAGCACCTGCGTTTTCCGACATTCCCGACTTGGCGATCTCGACATTGCGGACCGTCCAGTTGGTGACATCGCCGCCATAGATGGCCGCACCGCCGGTGTTCGATATCTTCAGGTTCTCGATGACGATGTTCGAGGCATAAAGGCTGTGAATGCCGTCGCCCCCGCTATGGATGACGGGGGTGGCCCCCGTCCCGTAACTGCCGATCTTGATCGGCGCGCTCTCGGTGCCGGAATATTTGATATCGAATTGCTCGTTGAAGACGCTGCCCTTGGCGAGCAGCACGCTGTCGCCCGGTTTCAACGTCAAGGATTCCACTTTGGACAAAGTCGAAAAAGCCGAGTTCTGGCCCGTTCCGCTGTTGCGGTCGGAGCCAGTCGCTGAGTTCACATAGTAGATTGTCATATCGCCATGTTGCCCTGTTCATCGGATCGCTATGTCGCCGCCCGACCGGCCGGAATCGGCTGATCGGAAACGCGGCGCGGGCAAACGTCCACGGCAAAAAGGCGAGAAGATGTTGTCAATGGGGCAGCGGCGAAGTTCGAGAATCTTATTCCCAGGCAATGGCGCGAGCTCCGATCATTCGCGAGAAAGCTGCAACCCTGCCTCATAAACTGGCGACCCGAGGGCGAATAAATCGCGGTTGTACGCTATCGTACCTTCCCTCCCCCTCGAACGCGCCGCAGATGATTCGCCCCTGGCCGCGCTTCATTTAGAAAGGCCGGCCGCGCCGTCGCTTCGGCGAATTTCGCCACCAGTTCGGCGGACTGGCGCCCGGCCAGGATCCGTGGGCCAGGCGCTGTGCGGCGATCCTCTCGCGCGCCATCATCGAAAGCAAAATGGGGGCAGCCGCGACAGTCGCCGCGGCGCGGACACTTGGCCGGAACGCCGGCCTCGCCGTTTGGTTTGCACATGGGTCTTCTCCCGATATTCACCGGATGCCGCGGGCGGAGCTTCGGTCCGCCGCCCGCGGCCGTCTTCTCAGGCCGCCAGCTTCAGAGCGTCGGCAAGCTTGGCGAAGTCGCCGGCCGAAAGCCCCGGGCGGACGGCGAAGTCGATGACTGCCTGGAAGATTTCCGGCGGCGCATCTTTCTTCATGGCGCCGAGCAGTGCCGCCCGCTCCGCCGGATTGATCGCCGGGATCATGATGCGCATGAAGGCCATGCTTTTCTCCGGCGGCAGGGAGCCGATGATGCGCATCTCGATGCCGAAGATTTCCGGGTCGTCGAAGTTGCGCCACAGCAGCGGGCCGGTCACCGCCTCCTCCTCGTGCATATGCGCGAAGTCGTCGGCGATATAGGCGGCAAAGGCGAGATAAAGCTTGCGGCCGCAGGCTGCCTTGTGCAGCGGCCAGGCTTTTTCCCAGGCGACCACAAGCTCTTCCAGCTCGCGGAACGCGGTGCGGTGGTCGTCGTGCTGCTCGTCGAGCGTGACGGTCGAAACGCCCTTGTCGGCAAGCGCCGTGTGGATGTTGTCGTCCTCGTGCATGACATGGGAGGCGGCCAGCATCAGGTAATGGCGCAAGTCGCCGATCAGGAAGACCGTCTCCTCGACATTCTGGAAATCGGTCGTGCCGAGGCGTCCGAGCAGGTCGCAGCCGGCCTTGCGCAGGCCCTTGTGGATCGCACCGTAAATGTCGTAGCGGCCATTGAGATCGGGAATGCTGGTAAGCGAGAATTCATGGCTCATGATGGTTATCCTCTCGTTATCAGGCGCCTCTTTTTGTGCGCCGGGCTGATGACCGTGAGATAACCGAGGCCTTTGCGAGGCGCTTCCTAAAACCATCCTAAGCACTTGGAACGATTGCTAAGAATATCCTAAGTATCTATCATCGCCTGACTTGGGGTGGGGAAAAGCATGCTGGGGCCGGAACTCGCAGAATTCATAGAAAGTCCCGTCATGATACTGTTCGCGACGCGCGACGAGGCCGGCCGGCCGATGATCGGCCGCGGCTCCGGCGTGCGCGTCGACCGGCAGAGCGGGCATCTGCACTTTCTCGCCTCTCGCTGCCAATGGCCTGATGCCGTCAGCGAGGCGCAGGTCGGCCGGCCGATTGCCATGACCTATGTGCGGCCCGCCGACTACAAGGCCTGCCAGATCAAGGGCCGGATCCTCACGGCAGGGCCGGCGGACGAGGCCCACCGGGCACAAGGCGAAGCCTATGTCGCAGAACAGCTGGCGCGAATGCTGGCGCTCGGGGTCACCCGCATGCAACTCTCCAGCACGCTGTCGGACCGGGACCTCGTCTGCCTGACGATCGAGCCGCAGGAAATCTTCGAGCAGACGCCGGGGCCTGGCGCCGGACGCAGGCTGATGCCGGAAGCCGCCGCATGATTCCGCTCGAAGGGCTGCGGGACAGCTTCGAGGGCATCATTCCCTCCATCATCGCTACCGCCGATGCTGACGGAATGCCCAATATTTCCTATCTCTCGCACGTGCATTACGTCGATGAGGGGCATGTGGCGCTCTCCGACCAGTTCTTCTCCAAGACCGCCGCCAATGTGGCGCGCAACGGGCTCGCGACCGTGATGGTGGTCGACGGCTATAGCGGCCAGCAGCACGTGCTCGACCTGGCGTTCGAGCGCTCCGAGACGGAGGGCGAGACATTCGAGCGGATGGCGATCCACCTGGAGATCCTGGAAAGCCGGATGAGTGGGATCATGAAGCTGCGCGCCGTCGACATCTACCGGGTGGAGGACTGCCGGGCCGTGCCGGCGGCCAATCCGCTGGTCGAGCCGGAGCCGCTCTTTCTGCCCGACCTGATGGGCAAGGTGGCGCGGCTGACGGCACGGATGTCGGATTGCAGCGATCCGGAAACGCTGCTCGACGCCACGCTCGAGGGCCTGGGCGAGCTCTTCGGCTACCACAATTCCATGGTGCTGGTGCCGGACGGCGAACGCGGCGGGCTGACGACAATCGGCAGCCGGGGCTACGACCAGTTCGGCTTCGGCGCCGAGGTTCCGGCCGGGCGCGGCATTGTCGGACTTGCGGCCGAGCGGCGGCGCAACGTGCGGATCACCGATCTCAGCCGCGGCCTGCGCTATATCAAGGCCGTGCAGGCCATGGCGGGCGTCGAGGATGCGACGCCGATCCCGCTTCCGGCGCTCGAAAAGCCGCTCAGCCAGATCGCGCTGCCGCTTGTCGCGCGGGGAAGGCTCGTCGGCGTGCTGTTTTCGGAAGCGACCGAGCGCTTCACCTTCCGCCATCGCGACGAGGAAGCGCTGATCGTGATCGCCGCCCATCTCGCCACCGCGCTCTCCTTCCTGTCCGAGGAACGCGAGCGGGCGGAGACGAACGGGCGGGAAAAGGCCGAGGCCCCGGCCGACGAGGCCGCCAGCGCGCCCGCCGATCGGCGCATCGCCGTTCGTTTCTATCCGCGCGACGGCTCGCTGTTCATCGACGACGACTATCTGATCCGCGGCGTGCCGGGGCGGCTGCTCCTGCACTTTCTCCAAGACTATGCGCGCACCGGCAAGCGGGACTTTCTGAACCGCGAGATCCGCCGCGACCGTCGCCTGCAACTGCCCGACTTCAAGGACAATTTGGAAACCCGGCTGATCCTCCTGCGCCGGCGACTGGAGGAGAAGGCAGGCCCGATCACACTCGAACGCGCCGACCGCGGCCGCCTGCGGCTGACGCTCGCCGGGCGGCCGGAGATCGAGGTGGTGGAGGAATGATGCGGGCGGCCAGGTTTCGCTGCTTGGCACGTTTCGCTCACTAAGGCACTGGAAATTGCAGGAATTCGCAACGTGTAAGGATGGGGCAGCAATAGAAGTTTTGCCGTGTTGCTGCCTCATCTGCCTGCCGGCATCTTCTCCCCGAGGGGAGAAGCGGCCGAGACGCGAGCATCGTGTCCACAAAGGGTGCGTTCAAGAAGGGCGAGACGTTGCCGCGACTCCTCTTCTCCCCAGCGGGGGTCTGAAGGACGGGCCGTGGCTCGCCCAGGCTGATGCCGGCAGGCAGATGAGGGGGCCATGGCACAGCCTCCAAGAAAGCCAGAATCGTGTTCCTACCCTCTCGCCCGCAACGCCGCGCGGAGCGGCAGCCGCGCAGCTGCTAACGCCGGCAGGGCGCCGCCGATCACCCCGACCGCCAGCCCGAGCAAACCCGCCGTCAAAAGCACATCCGGCGTCACCACAAGCTGAAACGCCATCTTGGTGTTGTTGGCGCCCATCGTGCTCGCCTGCCAGCCGTCAAAGGCGAGCCGCGAGGCGATGCCGCCGGCGGCCGCGCCGAGAGCCGAGAGCAGCACCGCCTCCACCCAGGTGGCGGCGAAGGCCGGCAGGCGGGCAAAGCCGAGGAGGCGCAGCGTGGCGATCTCGATGGCGCGATCGGAAACCGAGCTCATCATCGTGTTCAGGGCGCCGGCGGTTGCGCCAATCGCCATCAGAAGCGCGACCGGCCAGCCGAACAGGCGGATCAGGCTCTCGATGCGCTCGGCCTGGCCGGCATAGAGATCGGCCTCGGAGACGACGGCAAGCGGCGGACCCGGCAGCGTGGACAGCCGTTCCCGCAGCGCCGCCAGCGCCCTTTGCGGATCGTCGCCGGCAAGCCGCACCCGCAGGCTCTGCACCTGCCCCTGCCGGCCGAAGGCCGATTGCACGGCTTCGAGATCAGCCCATATCTCGGATTCGAAGGCGCTGCCGCCTGATGTGAAATGGCCGGCGACCCACCAGTCGACCGCGCCGAGCCGTACCGTGTCGCCGACCGCAAGGCCCGGGAAGGCATCCGCGAGGCGGGCCCCGATGACGATCTCACGCCCACCCGGCGCAAACAGCCGCCCCTCTGAAAGCCGGGCACGCTGGCGCATCGCAGGTCCGGCCGGGTCCATGCCCCGCAGCGACAGCGTCTGCTCGACGCCGTCGGCGGCCCTGACATCGATGGGAACGACGACCTCGCGCGACATCGCCAGACCGCCCGCCCCATCGCCCGGACCGGCGCGGGCAATCCCAGGGTTGCGGGCAATCCCGGTGTCGCCACTCGCCGCAGCAAGGCTGCGGATTGCTTCGGCAGGCACGTCCGAGCCGGTCTCCTGGTTGGTGCCGCCGCCGAGGATGACGGCGATATCAGGCGAGCCGGCCCCGGCAAGCGCTGCCTCGAAGCCGCGCGCCATTGCCAGAAATCCAGCGAGCACCGCCACGACGAGCGCCACCGACAGCACCATCGACAGCGAGATCGCAAGCCGCCTGGGCAGGCTGCCGAGATTGACTCTGATCATGAGAAAGATCTGCTTGAGCGCTGAAGACATTGGACTATCTCGTTCTGAAAGCATTGACGATGGGCAGCCGCATGGCGCTGTAAGCGGGCAACAACCCGGTCAGCAGGCCGAGCCCGGCGATGATGGCTGCGGATTTCAGCAGCACCGCCGCGCCGAAGACGAGGCCGAAGGCCGGCCCGATCAGGAGTGCGGCAAGCTTGGCGAGGACGAGCCCGCCCGCGCCGCCGACGGCGAAGATGAACAGCGTCTCGCCGAGGATCAGCGCCACGATCCGCCCGCGGGAAAAGCCGAGCACCTTCATGACACCGATCTCGAAACGACGCTCGCGCACGGCAAACAGCATGGTGTTCACAGCGATCATCAGGATGGTGACGAAGGCCGCACCGACGACGAGGCTGACGATGAGGCCGACATCGGCGAATTGCCGGAGGAACGCCTCGAGGAACTGCTTTTCCGATTGCGTCCGCGTCTGCGCCGCCGAATTGGCAAACAGAGCGTCGATCCGCGCCGCCAGTATGCCTGGCGACACGCCCGGGCGCGGACGCACCACGAAGGCGTCGACCATATCCTTGTCGCGCGCACGAGCGGCATTGAGCGCATCGTAGCGGGCGAGCATGAAATAGGTGTCCGTGCCGGCATCGGCACCCTCGAAGATGCCCGCGATGGTGAAATTCCAATTCCGGCTGCCGTCGGCCTTCATGATCTGGCTGGTGAGGCCGATGCGCTGGCCGATCGACCAGCCCTGCGCCTCGGCCAATGCCCTGCCGACCAGCACCCGGTCGCCACCGTCTTCCAGCGCCGCGATCAGCTCGGACGTCAGCCCGAGTTCGGCGCCATTGGCGGCGGCAATCGCCCGCGGATCGACCGCGCTGACGGCCACGACATTCTTCTCGACCTCGACGAAACCCCGCATCCGCGTGGTATAGGCGACGGCGGCGACATCGCCTTCCGCCGCGATGCGGTTGAGATAAGCAATCGGCAGCGGCAGCCCCCGGCCGGATTTGTTGAACACGCCGAGCAGATTGTCGCTGGCGCCGGCCGCCCCCTGGCTGCCGCTGACGAAACTCGCCGTCAGTCCGTAGATCAGGAAAGCGATGCCGACCGAAAACATCAGCAGGATCGCCCGCAACCGCTTGCGCCAGGCATTGCGCCGCATCAGCTGGAAAAAACTCATCGGCCTTCCCCCTCAGTGAATTCGCCTTTGTTGAGATGCAGCGTGCGCCGGGCAAAGGCAGCGGCCTCGGGATCGTGCGTGACCATGATGATGGTCTTCTGAAGTTCGCGATTGAGCAAATCAAGCATCTCCAGGATATCATTGGCCGATTTCCGGTCGAGATCGCCGGTCGGCTCGTCGCAGAGGATGAGATCCGGATCGGCGACGATGGCACGCGCAATGCC is a window of Rhizobium sp. N324 DNA encoding:
- a CDS encoding dioxygenase family protein codes for the protein MQRRTLVLGGATIVASTVAAVAIWPRRHSTVAARTFDWKGTDFLSGGTKSVASEKLPAPLFRSRPNCTVTSAQTLGPCHVNNIPARQDVSEGKAGLPLRLAVRIVHAADCRPVESADIEIWHTDHRGIYSGREAAEMCTLGDAEAVGSLAFRGRQLTDAEGQASFLTAYPGWYKGRTPHVHCRILVEGKELLVSQIYFDDTLSDIIYGEHPDYLGRPPRDTRNEADGIIPEDAADHIFDFEKLDGGVLSATITIGLSA
- a CDS encoding right-handed parallel beta-helix repeat-containing protein, translated to MTIYYVNSATGSDRNSGTGQNSAFSTLSKVESLTLKPGDSVLLAKGSVFNEQFDIKYSGTESAPIKIGSYGTGATPVIHSGGDGIHSLYASNIVIENLKISNTGGAAIYGGDVTNWTVRNVEIAKSGMSENAGAVTFRSSKNVTVEDSKISDVKGDGFWIEKVSGVKLLNNTVTSANGSTADAMQVNDSSNILIKGNHLDQTHAVSPKGGIALVRATDAVVADSVLTGGGFGISAPGGKNVAIHGNDISGYHGYSWSFAVGLGDQGSARDYDISGNHIHDGAWGVAVSGATGSSYSLTGIKVHDNVFDDLTQSALKVDRPASGSFYNNTVESGVKATSISPAIVDAHTFSVSNNHTVANVDTALASTETKAAATTEAAADPAVVAVHDNLKIFTDTGEAHRGNLLENDSSDNDTLVLRRFSDEAVGKHGLTLTGDYGSMHVDREGNYAYTLDETKLPDDHSGHVSESFKYGIDDGTSHHSDADTLTVFIHMDGLLS
- a CDS encoding ABC transporter permease yields the protein MSSALKQIFLMIRVNLGSLPRRLAISLSMVLSVALVVAVLAGFLAMARGFEAALAGAGSPDIAVILGGGTNQETGSDVPAEAIRSLAAASGDTGIARNPGIARAGPGDGAGGLAMSREVVVPIDVRAADGVEQTLSLRGMDPAGPAMRQRARLSEGRLFAPGGREIVIGARLADAFPGLAVGDTVRLGAVDWWVAGHFTSGGSAFESEIWADLEAVQSAFGRQGQVQSLRVRLAGDDPQRALAALRERLSTLPGPPLAVVSEADLYAGQAERIESLIRLFGWPVALLMAIGATAGALNTMMSSVSDRAIEIATLRLLGFARLPAFAATWVEAVLLSALGAAAGGIASRLAFDGWQASTMGANNTKMAFQLVVTPDVLLTAGLLGLAVGVIGGALPALAAARLPLRAALRARG
- a CDS encoding right-handed parallel beta-helix repeat-containing protein, with the translated sequence MTVYYVNSATGANNNSGTSEDAPFASFWAVENLKLQPGDSVLLAAGSVYNDQLDLKYSGTASAPITIGSYGIGDAPVIHSPGDGIHSLYASNIVIENIKISDTGGAAIYGGYVSNWTVRNVEVDHTGLAGKSGSVTFRTGSNITIENSTINDVNGDGVWIEKINGVTLLNNTVTNAHGTTADAVQMNDSSNILISGNYLDQTGAISPKGVLALVRPVNAVIEDNTLVGGGFGVAAQAGTNIAIHDNDISGYGGYSWSYAVGLGDQGDTRDYDISGNYIHDGVWGVVVSSAGTTSYVREDIDVHNNVFDDLSQAALKVDRPASGAFHDNVIASDVTPYSISPAIIAANTFPVSNNTTLEEADALFVSLDSHVAGDTTHVGVAPIIVAAHDSLKISADTDGAHHGNLLENDSSANGILLLRRFEGEVVGKNGLTLTGQYGSIHVDDHGDYSYTLDAAKLAGVSGDVSETFHYKISDGAAHHFDTDTLSISIDVDGVLI
- a CDS encoding Na+/H+ antiporter, whose translation is MEPTHLFELVIAMFLAIIALQYAAHRLGLPPSVALLTGGALLAFVPGLPAISVDPELVLVIFLPPLLMDGAWSIALSRLRRHMIGIASLAVGAVFFTCVVVAVVAHLIFPSLPWGACAALGAIVAPPDAVSARAVLERVRLPRRLQILLEGESLLNDASGLVLFRFAVAAAATGAFSAGEAVGSFFVLALGGAVVGIAVGLAWVKLIRHLGDDYLIIAATVLLGWISYLLGELLHVSGVIATVSTGLIASWHQHTVFSAATRMRGTSFWTVMIFLMEAAVFTLIGLSLRDVVERGGGLTTVIATMGLPMLAILMTLVVARFAWIFASDLIIRVCAALGLTRTRPLGAGGATVLSWAGVRGVVTLALALSLPEGFPGRDFILATSFAVILGTVLVQGTTLGRVIAWARLAPETERARLTMSQAEAAMAQVQFGIVQNLAYDAEGKLIHPQLLERYQRRATAIVDYAERTEHYVPLLQAHFDVVLEAVATGRRELIRLHRAGDIDDETLDELERDLDLEELSAISAKA
- a CDS encoding GAF domain-containing protein, yielding MIPLEGLRDSFEGIIPSIIATADADGMPNISYLSHVHYVDEGHVALSDQFFSKTAANVARNGLATVMVVDGYSGQQHVLDLAFERSETEGETFERMAIHLEILESRMSGIMKLRAVDIYRVEDCRAVPAANPLVEPEPLFLPDLMGKVARLTARMSDCSDPETLLDATLEGLGELFGYHNSMVLVPDGERGGLTTIGSRGYDQFGFGAEVPAGRGIVGLAAERRRNVRITDLSRGLRYIKAVQAMAGVEDATPIPLPALEKPLSQIALPLVARGRLVGVLFSEATERFTFRHRDEEALIVIAAHLATALSFLSEERERAETNGREKAEAPADEAASAPADRRIAVRFYPRDGSLFIDDDYLIRGVPGRLLLHFLQDYARTGKRDFLNREIRRDRRLQLPDFKDNLETRLILLRRRLEEKAGPITLERADRGRLRLTLAGRPEIEVVEE